In the genome of Sphingopyxis sp. YF1, the window GATCAGGGACACTGGATTTCGGCGCGGCGCGGCGAAGTGCTGATCCGCGAGGATCAGGCGGCGCCGAGCCTCTTCTACCTAGCCGACGGTGCGGTGACGATTCGCCGCGACGGAACCGATGTCGGGTCGCTTGCCGGCGGGGCGCTGATCGGCGAGGCGACCGTGCTCGACGGCACGCATGCGACCGGCACGGTGATCCTGTCGAGCAACGCGCGGCTGTGGTTCGTTCCCGCCGCGTCGCTGCGCAGCTTCCTTGGCGCCAACCCCGAGATCGCGGCGGCGCTGCACGAAGGTTTCGCACGCGCGCTTCGCGGCAAGCTCGCCAGCGCCAATGCCCGCATTGCCGACCTGCCACCCATCGCCTAGGGTCCACCGCATATCGGCAACCGGCAGCTTCCAGCGTGGGACATATGGCACTGACTCTCTACGGCATCCCCAATTGCGACACGGTGAAGAAGGCGCGTCGCTGGCTCGACGCGGCCGGCATTCCTTATGCCTTTCACGATTTCCGCAAGGACGGGCTCGATCCCGGAAAATTGCAGGGGTGGATCGACGCGCTGGGCTGGGAAAAATTGCTCAACCGCAGCGGCACGACCTTTCGCAAGCTGTCCGACGAACAGAAAGCGGGGCTGGGC includes:
- a CDS encoding cyclic nucleotide-binding domain-containing protein; this translates as MANFDPAWFGYGALLLVLATSFVSSLSHVRVGLALAALVALPLMIFHAPGAGYALLAALILIANAVQVARLWVGDAQVRFTPEEQELRRLHFGALSSGNARRLMDQGHWISARRGEVLIREDQAAPSLFYLADGAVTIRRDGTDVGSLAGGALIGEATVLDGTHATGTVILSSNARLWFVPAASLRSFLGANPEIAAALHEGFARALRGKLASANARIADLPPIA
- a CDS encoding ArsC family reductase, with protein sequence MALTLYGIPNCDTVKKARRWLDAAGIPYAFHDFRKDGLDPGKLQGWIDALGWEKLLNRSGTTFRKLSDEQKAGLGAGSAKALMLDQPAMIKRPVVETAGDVSVGFSADEWQQRFA